Proteins encoded in a region of the Agromyces protaetiae genome:
- a CDS encoding aminotransferase-like domain-containing protein has translation MTTDGVPQRTGNNLDPWYANYAERAAGFAASEVRALFAVASRPEVVSLAGGMPYVSALPQELVMSSMERVMREQGPMALQYGGGAGVPALRAHILDVMRLEGIRGASVDDVVTSTGSQQALDFVAKLFLDPGDVVLAEAPSYVGAMGVFRSYQASVVHVAMDDDGLIPEALRQTIAHLRGQGRRIKFLYTIPNFHNPAGVTLSAARRPEILEICRQNEILVLEDNPYGLLHFDEPAPDALRALDPEGVIYLGSFSKTLAPGFRVGWALAPHAIREKLILAAESAILSPSSFSQLVVSEYLSTADWRGQIDTFRGVYRERKDAMIESLREYLPQLSWTNPNGGFYVWVTLPDVLDSKQMLPRAVRELVAYTPGTAFFADGRGRHAMRLSFCYPTPEAIRLGVRRLATVVNGELDLLDTFAGTGPLQLPDTPGIEPAPPSDLK, from the coding sequence GTGACCACTGACGGCGTCCCGCAGCGGACCGGCAACAATCTCGACCCTTGGTATGCGAACTACGCCGAGCGAGCCGCCGGCTTCGCCGCATCCGAGGTCCGAGCTCTGTTCGCCGTCGCGTCGCGACCCGAAGTGGTCTCGCTCGCCGGCGGCATGCCGTATGTCTCCGCGCTCCCGCAAGAGCTCGTGATGTCGTCCATGGAGCGCGTCATGCGCGAGCAAGGGCCGATGGCGCTGCAGTACGGCGGGGGAGCGGGGGTCCCGGCGCTGCGCGCGCACATCCTCGACGTCATGCGGCTCGAGGGCATTCGCGGCGCGTCGGTCGACGACGTCGTGACCTCGACGGGATCGCAGCAGGCGCTCGACTTCGTCGCGAAGCTCTTCCTCGACCCCGGTGACGTCGTGCTCGCCGAGGCGCCGTCGTATGTGGGCGCGATGGGCGTGTTCCGGTCGTATCAGGCATCCGTCGTGCACGTCGCGATGGACGACGATGGGCTCATCCCCGAAGCCCTGCGGCAGACGATCGCGCACCTGCGCGGCCAAGGCCGCCGAATCAAGTTCCTCTATACGATCCCGAACTTTCACAACCCGGCCGGAGTCACCCTCTCGGCTGCGCGACGGCCGGAGATCCTCGAGATCTGCCGCCAGAACGAGATCCTCGTGCTCGAGGACAATCCGTACGGCCTGCTGCACTTCGACGAGCCCGCACCCGATGCGCTGCGAGCGCTCGACCCCGAGGGTGTCATCTACCTGGGCTCGTTCTCGAAGACGCTCGCGCCGGGCTTCCGCGTCGGCTGGGCGCTCGCGCCACATGCCATTCGCGAGAAGCTGATCCTCGCCGCGGAGTCGGCGATCCTGTCGCCCTCCTCCTTCAGCCAGCTCGTCGTGTCGGAGTACCTGTCGACCGCGGACTGGCGCGGGCAGATCGACACGTTCCGCGGCGTCTATCGCGAGCGCAAGGACGCCATGATCGAGTCGCTCCGCGAGTACCTGCCGCAGCTGTCCTGGACGAACCCGAACGGCGGATTCTACGTCTGGGTCACGCTGCCCGACGTGCTCGACTCGAAGCAGATGCTCCCCCGCGCGGTGCGCGAGCTCGTGGCGTACACGCCGGGCACCGCGTTCTTCGCGGACGGCCGCGGGAGGCATGCGATGCGGCTCTCGTTCTGCTACCCGACGCCCGAAGCGATCCGGCTCGGCGTGCGTCGACTCGCGACCGTCGTGAACGGCGAGCTCGACCTGCTCGACACGTTCGCCGGCACCGGCCCATTGCAGCTGCCCGACACACCAGGCATCGAGCCCGCACCACCCTCGGATCTCAAGTGA